From Qipengyuania soli:
AAGGAATCGACGTGTCGCACGGCAACGCGCTTGGCCGAGAAGTTGACGCGAACCGAATCCACACCCTCGACCTTGGCTAGCCCGCGTTCGATCGTCGCTATGCAACCGGCACAACGGATGCCGGGCACGGTGAAGCGCGTGTCGACCAGGTGCGGTGCTGTGCCTTCAATGGTCGCATGGACACTCACGAGATGTGGGCCTCCCGAGCCCAGACCTTGCCCGAGTTGCGAAGCGTGAGGCGGACGGTCCAGCGCCCGGCCGGTATCGGATCGCTGGAACGGAACTCGTCAGGACCCGAACGCTCGAATTTCACCGTCCGCGCATCGGGTGTGCCGAGCGGGCGGCGGATCTCGGCAGAAGCGGTCGCAAAATTAGGGACGTCGGTGGTGCTGACGACCAAATGCCCGTCGTTATCGCGAGCAATCTCGGCGTTGTAGCCGAGCTTGTCCTGTTCGCGCGCTTCCTCGAGCCAGCCGTTGTATTTCTGGCTGGCGACATAGGAGTTTTCGACCACCACGCCGCCGAACCCTTCCGTGGCCAGCGCTGCCATGGTGAAGTTCACGGCAAAGACGATACCGAAACCTACCACCAGGATCGCGGTCATGTGCCGCCCGGTGAATTCCTTGCGCATCATTCTTCTCCCGGCGCATCGAAGCGCGTGGTGACGGTGTCAATCTCGCCCTTCTCGTCGAGAGAGCGCAAGCGGAAGCTGAACTCCTGCGACGAGGCTCCGGTCGGCACTGCGACGTAGGCACGGACCGAGCGGACCTGGTCGGCAGCGACGGTCACGGTCTGGGTTTCCGCCGCTTGATCGCGGCCAACGGTGTCGGTCCACATCACGGCGCCGGGAAGACCAACAACGGCAATTTCCATGCGGCGCGGGCGACTTTCCATGTTGCGCAGCTTGAGCGTGTAGGAATTGCGCACCGAACCGTCGCTCATCAGCATGAAGGGCGGATTGCGGTCGGGAGCCACGGTCAGGTCGGTGTGGCTGCGCACGCCGAGCGCGAAGAGAAGCGCAAGTCCGATGCCTGCCCAGATGCCGAAGTAGACCATCGTGCGCGGGCGGAGCAGTGCTTTCCACGCGGGGCGCGGTTCGCCGCCTGCCGCCTCGCGCTCGCAATCCTCCAGCGTGGCGTAATCGATCAGGCCACGAGGGCGACCGATGTCCTTCATCACGCGGTCGCAGGCGT
This genomic window contains:
- a CDS encoding FixH family protein is translated as MMRKEFTGRHMTAILVVGFGIVFAVNFTMAALATEGFGGVVVENSYVASQKYNGWLEEAREQDKLGYNAEIARDNDGHLVVSTTDVPNFATASAEIRRPLGTPDARTVKFERSGPDEFRSSDPIPAGRWTVRLTLRNSGKVWAREAHIS